TCAGCAGTTACTCTATGAGATATTTGATCACCAACCTTGAAACCAAGTTTGTTTAGAACAGCATTTGACATATAATACATAGAATAATAAGAGGATACAATTACCCACAAAGGAGAAATATCTTCTTCAAATAGAAAATTAGCAACACCTAAACTTTCATTTGCATTATTCTTCAAAGCATTTATTAAATTATCATCAGGTCTTTGTTTCCTTATATAACCATCTTTTATATCTTGATTAAAATTTCGCTTAGCTATTTCTATTCTTTTAACATCCAACATTTTCCAACACCCTATAATAATCTTCAATACCAAAAAGTATTATATTGGATTTTAATGCCTCAGATACAACACTAAAATCGCTATTCTTAGCCATAGACAAAAAGTCATCAAAATTTAATGTTATAAGGTGTATATCTAAAGGTAACAAGTTTACTATCTTTTCAAATTCTTTTTCTCTCCCTTTTTCTGAGATTATCATTAAATCAATATCAGATAACTTGGATGTAGTTCCCTTGGCATAAGATCCAAAAATTAAAGAGATGAATGGAAATTTTAATGAATTTAATTTCAAATGTATGATCTTAAGGTCTTTATTCTTTTTTAATAAATCTTTACAACGCAAATATTCGGCATGAAATATTAATGGATTTACTTTTTTCAAGAGTAGACATTCATAAGCCCCACCATACTTCTTCAATGAAACTAATTTAGTTTTATGAAGCCTCTTCACAATACGGTAAACATTTGAATAATTCATATTTATATCTTGAGATAATTGCTTAATGTTTGTCTTATTGCAGCCATTATTTAATAAGCCTATAATAACTTTGATAGTGTTATCTTTCATCAGATCACTTAATAACTTGATAGTTATTGCATTTTTGCAATACAATTATTGCATTTTTGCAATACAATTATTGTAATTTTACAATACTATAGATCTACACATTAAAAAGTTTTTTTGTATTTGATATCTAATACTTTCAAAATCAACTTAATTATCACTCATATCAACCTCACACTTCTCAATTAAATTATCCACCTCCTCACTGAAAAATCAACATCCTCTTCCATCAAGCACAAACCAATTTCAACACCTAAAACAGAAGGCTCCACTCTCTCAGGAACTATTCCTTCCCTTGCAGCCTCAACTATATTAGGATACATTGATTCAAATAATTCTGCCTCAAAAAGGTCTGTGACATAGACATTACAGTTTTTTATGTAGATCTTACGGTCTTCTGGGGATTTTGACCTTTCAACGTAACTTATAATTTTCCCAATTTCGTTTTCATTAAGGCCCAAAATCTTGAAGGTCGCAAAATACCTGTTTTTCTCTTTATTGTATCCAATTCGTACCAAATTGGTTTTTTCTGGTTTCATTTAAACCGCCGTTGTATTTTGAATGAATTCAATTCCCTTGTTTTCATACATATAATCATGTATGATTAACTGTAGTATAGTATACAACTAACCTATATAAAGCTTTCATGTATGATATCATGCATATTAATATGCATTCTAATATACATGAAAAAGGGATATTTATATACAATACATGATATAGGACTCATAATGATACTAAAATACGAAAGCACGGTTGGAAAAGCAGACGTGAAAGGAAAATCAAGTAGAGTCATTATCCCTCGTGAAATTGTGAAAATGTTAGGGCTAGAATGGGGCGATAAACTTATCTGGAATGCAGATATTGGGGATAAAGGAGTGACTATTACAGTTAAAGCTGCTAAAGAAGATGAAAAATAATCTAATTTTAAAATAAAAAATTGAATTAATTTATGCCGCCGCCAAATCAAAATGAGTCTGCATCAGAGGCAGGTTAATATCATTGACGGTTTTGGCCACAATAGGCTTTTCTATTTGTTTTTGCCTTACTGGAACCATAAAAGAAGCGTCTACAATAATGGAATCTTCAGTTATCTTGATGATCATGTCCCATTTAATGAGATTTTTCAGTGAAAATTTACTTACATCTAAAGTCTTAGATGCGTCTAATATTTCTAAGGCAACAGGGGAGTAATTAACGTCAAAATCGACTATTATATTGTCTTCGATTTCGATAGATTCTTTATATTTATAATCCTCTTTAATGTGAAGGTATAATGCGTCGTTCTGCACGTCATAATCCTTGTTCAGTTTAAATGTTTTACTCATATTCGCAGCCTTCTTTTTACCGTTTGTTCATATGCTGTTACTACTCTTATAATTTTTTTGGGAGAACTGATAACTGCAATCACGATAATCAGGTCATATCCCTTTTTCGCCGGATGATTGTAATGCAGTTTGAATTTGTTTGAATCTTGTTTAAGTATGCCTTGAGGTTTTTTGCGGTTTAAAGATTCAAAAATCCAATCTTCGGCTAAATCCCTATCACTTATCTTGTCAAGGGTATGATATGTGAGATTGATCTGATCTTTTGGAGTATTTGCTAAAGTCTGCATCACTTTTTCTAAATCAATGTCAGTCATCAATTCATTATTCAGATAAGATTAATATAAAGATATCTATTAGTAATATGGGTGGCGTGGATATAAATCTATTTCTAATCGAACTAAATTTCAATAAAATATTGTTGTATATATCTGAAATCGGCCGGATTCCAGTAGAACATATTGAAATGGATGAAAGTCTTGAAAGTTTCATTAAAATAATAACACCTATTTTTAAGAAAAATAAGGAATACTGCACTATCATAAAACCTGATGTATTTGGTCTATACCTGCTGTGGATTATATGTGAATTTAGAACAATTAACCCGGTTAAAATTTATCCAGAAATGATTCAATTGCCAATAATTAAAGGTCGTTTCTTTGGGGCTAAGAAAAAGAATATAATGAACTGGATCAAAGAAAATCCTGGAATTGAAAAGAGACTGGTTGTTGAAGAATTTAAAAGGCACACCAAAAAACAATCTGAAGGGCCACTTTACCAGCATATTCAGGATCTCAGGTCAATGGGTTTAATTGAGGAAAAAAATAAGAATGAGCTTTATGTTACTTTTTTAGGGTCTGATTTTATTGAATTAATTTAAAATTTTTAATTTAATATTTCTTTAAATCTTCACAATAACTTTATAATTAAATTATTAGCATATATTGTAGTATTATGCCAGTAAAATGCATATTAAATATTATTTTTAAATTTACAGCTTCTAAATTATAATGCTATTTAATTGAGCTTTATTTTAGTAATATATCTAACTAAAACATTCACAGTGCCTAATTATGAGAAAAGTATTTATGTTATTTGCTTAGAATACTAATCATTTTGTTATAGGCAAATGGGTTGAAGAAAATACTGTGTATTTTCTGAACAACAAAATTTTTGTTAAAAAAAATTTTGGAGGTGAAAAGGATTCAAAGACAAATAATATTAATAACAATTACACTGCTTTTTATTGCTATAACCGGCTGCACTGTTTCAGCAGCCGCAGTAAATGATAATGATACACAATTATCCGTTAATACAGGTACTGCTTCAGTAAATACAAGTGTTGTGATTTCGGGTAATGTCAAGAGATGTTCAAATGGGGATAATTTTCAAGGTGTTACAGTCACAGCTTTTAAAAATGGGGTTAAATTAGCGAGTACAACTACAAAGGCAGATGGTACATACACTCTAAACTTTCAGAGTGCAGATAAAGTTTTCACAGTTACAGCCAGTTATCCTGGACATAAATCCGCCAGTAAAACAGTTACTGTAAATAATAAATTAGTAGGGACAGCGAACTTCCAGTTAGGAATGGACAGTGTTTATGTATCTCCTATAGGAAGTGATACAACTGGTATTGGAACTTTAGATAATCCGTATAAAACTATACAGAAAGGTCTGGACAATGCTAATCCTGGAGGGACCGTTTATATTGCAAATGGGACTTACACATTAAGCAGCTTCTCAATCAGTAAAGATGTTCATATTGTAGGTGCAGGCCAGGAAAGTACTATTTTAAATGGATGTTCATTTTATATTCCGGCATCTATTAATTTTACAGTTACAAATTTAACAATGAAAAAAGATTACTATAATATCCCTTCTATTTTCAATTCGAGAGGTAGTTGCTATATTATAAATTGTACTTTTATAGGTATTGAAAGAAACAGATATCCTGCCATCTACAATTTGGGCACCTGTTATATTGCGGGTTGTACTTTCATAGGTAATAATGCAAGTGAATATGGAGATGTTATGGGCGGCGGTGCTATTTGCAACCTGGATACTATTACTGGTTTGAGTGGTTGTACTTTCACTGGTAACACGGCATTTATTGGCGGTGCTATTTGGAATAAAGGGACTATTGACTATATCATTAGATGTACTTTCACCGGTAACTCTGCAATAAATCCAAGAGGTACTGGTGCTGGTGGTGCTATCTGCAATCAGGGGACTATTGATTATATGAATGGGTGTACTTTCACAGATAATTTTGTAACAGGGACTCGTGATTCTGATGGCGGCGCTATTGCCAATACATATTATTGGGAAAAGGGATATGGTGGACGTATTAACATTGTAAGCGGCTGTACTTTCATGGGTAACAGTGCAACTTATGGTGGTGCGGTATTTAATAATGATAGGGGAAGCTATATTAATTTGAGGGATTGTTCTTTCATTAGTAACACGGCAAGTGTTGGTACTGAAATTTATAATATGGGTACTGTAGCTGCTGAATACAACTGGTGGGGTTCAAGCTCAGGTCCATCTTCCAGTCAACTTTACAATGTGCAAGTTAGTAAATGGTTGAGAGAACCCATTGGTCTAGGTTTAGGATCACCGAATCATGATAGTAATGGAAATGAATCAAGTAATGGAACTTACAATACAGTAAACGCCGCAGGCAAAACAACAGAAACAATAGGGCTCCAGGAAACAGGTATTCCTTTAAATTATCTATTAATGGCAGTTTTAATGGTTTTAAGCGGTTTAGTGGCTTCAAAAAGAAAATAATATTCTTTACTTTTTTTATTTATTAAACTAAACTCTCTATTTTTTTAGATTAAATAAATCTATAGCTAGCAATCACTGGTTTAAAATTTTAATAACTATACTGCATCAATCAATAGAATATCTTGAAAACAAGTATCGATTCGTAAAAACCTGCCCAAAATAAACATGTAACTGGAATTGCAGTTATTTAATACTATTTGGATTTATAAATGATATAAATAAAATAACGTTCTAAATTATTAATGGATTTAAATTATAAAACACATTTAAGGGACGAGTGGTATGGTTAAAAAATTAGCAGTATGTGATAACTGTGATTATAAAGGCGTTGCAGATGTAATTGAAATGGAAGACAGCGACGACAAATACTGGGATTGTCCAAGCTGCGGCAAGCGGCACATAAACGAAGGGACTGTTATTTAAAAAGAACAGCTGCAAAAAATGGGCATTTTCTGCTGATATCTGCAGTAAACGGCATCTCAAAGTAAAATTTATTAAACTGCCTTTTTTATGTTTTACGGCTGTTCATTTGTTTATGACTTTTAAAAATATGACCAGATACACCACAAAAATCAAGATATTAACAAACAGCCTTTTCCAGAATAGATGCCTGAGGAACAGGTAATCTACAGTAACTATTATAATAACAAATATCACTACAGATGCTATGTTCCTGGATGTTGGTTTAACTTTTTTCATGTTTTAATATCCTGTTTTAATATTTAAATCTTCCTCATTTTCATTTATTAATCTTTAAGATGTTTTTAGCTTTTTTAGTGAATTCAAAATCAGGTTCTAGTTCCAGTACCTTTCTATAGCATTCTAATGCTTCTTTGCATTTTCTGAGTTCTTGAAGGGCATTTCCTTTATTATGCCATACGTTAACATCATTATGGTCTAATTCAAGGGCAGCATTATAGCAATCAACAGCTTCTGGGTATTTTTCAAGCTTTGTAAGGGCATTACCTTTGTTATTTAATATATCAATGTTGTTGGAATCTAGTTTTAAGGCTTTGTCATAATATTCTACTGCAGTCTGATATATCTTCATTTTTGCAAGTACATTTCCTTCACAGTACATGGCTTGAACATTTTCAGGATCTATTTTGAGTGTTTCATCAAAACATTCCACTGCTTGGGGGTATGCTTTAAATCCTGCAAGAATAATGCCTTTATTATTTAACGCAGTAACATCTGTAGGTTTTATTTTAAGCGTTTTTTCATAGGGTTCTACTGCCTTTTGATATTCTCTGAACTTCTTGTATCCAAAAGCAGCTATTGCTGTCAAAAATATTAAAAGTACGGCAAATATGTAAAAATCAGGACCAATTGTAAATACCGGTTTAAATAAGTAGATATATGCAGTTATCGTCCAGCTATATATGGTCAAGCTTAATAGGGCAATATAAGAACTTTTATTCAATATGAAGTACTCATAATCTTGAAATATGCCAGACATGCCCATTAAAACAAGTGAAACACCAAAAAATGTATTATGCAACAGTTGTGAAGGTATTCCATTACTTAAAAAAGTCAGCAAAGATTCAATTAGGAAAAGAACGCCTACAGCAATTAAGAACTTTCTTCCTTTATTCTTCATTAAATTTTGCCTCGTTTTTTAATTTAATTAGTCAAATTCTGTTAGAAATTGCATTTTACTGCTTAATCTCCAATTATATATGTTACTTATTTAGATCAGGACATGGTTTTAAATATTCACCAGCTGCTTTTCCAAGGTAACTGCCAATAGCTGCAGCTAAAAAATACCCTATAACTGCTCCAATTATAAGATAATAATCTACAGTTGTATTTAAACCCATTATTATTCCAATATATCTTGCTAAGATGGTGTATATAACCGCAACTATTCCTTCATAAATTCCATAAAGCATCTTTTTTTCTCTAGCTAAAAATGCGGTTACAAACCCTCCGGCAGCAAAGAAGATTGTTGCCATTAAAAAATAGGTTATTCCCATAGAAATTTTTAGATGAAAAGAACCAAAAAGACTCATAAGGACAATAGTAACTAAAATTCCAGCTATAATTGTGATGATTGGGTGAAGATTTCTGTTTAAATATTTCATTTTGAATGATTTTCTGTTATTTCCCTCTGTCATTTTCCCAATGAAACCACCAATAGTTGCAGGTAAAAGCATTTCAAAAATTATACCAACTAACGCAATTAAGAAGTATATATAAGTTGTATGGATTAGTGACACTAAACTGATAAACATAATTGAGAGAATTATTCCTTCATAAATTCCATATCGTATTTTTTTTTCTTTGGCAAAATAAGTAGCTATAAATCCTCCAATTATAGATATGGCAAAATTTGTGGCTGCCGATACCAACGCATTTCCACTAAACAATTTTATTGAAATTATAAGTAATATAATGCCTGCAATTATCCCCAAAATTATCGAAATGACTGGATGAACTTTCATAAAATATATCTCCTATTTTTTTGTATTAATCGTTGATATATATTTATTTTTTTATGTTTTAAGGTTAAAAAAAGGGATAAAATCATCTGGGACAGTGATGTATCCAGTAAGGTGAGGTAGTCACTTTTTCGGTTAAAAAAGAAGATGAATGATCTGTAGGTTAACTAACCGTCGTAAATTCCAGTATTCAATATTTTATTCATTTTACTTTCATCTTTCTTCTCTATTTTGATTTTAACTATGCAGTTACCTCTTTCTTTAACAGCAGGGCGTTCGCATTTTTTATCCAGATAATCAAATATCAAGCAGGGTTTACTTGATAAAAGAGTTTCACAGGAAGATAACCTGAGATTTTCGATTTTATCTATGGTAAAAGTTTTAGGGGCTAAACGACTGGGCATTCCATCATTATGTTCAAGATAAATCTTGGGATAAATTCTTATGTAGTTTTTATTCATCTCAATGTCATTGTCACCTGTTTTAAAGCATCCTACAACGTCTTCTATGTTATACCCACATTTTATACAGTATTTATTATTGTATTTCTCATTTTCACATGTTGGACAGTATTTAAAAGTAAGCCGGGCTTTGTTGTGTAAATCAGGTTCGGGCTCGCAGACTGCAAGTATTGCGAAGCATATGAAAAAGAATACAGTAAAAGGCCAGTAATACTGGTTGTAATATCCTGAAAAGTAAGTTAAGGCCATTGCTAACAAAACAACGTAAAAACCAATTAGCTTATAGCTGGAAGTTTTAAGATATTTTTTTCCAGTTTCTAAATTCTCACCACACGATTTGCATAATTTAGAATTCCAATTTTTTAACCCGCATTGGGGGCAGTAAATAACTCTGTTTCCCTGCATGATCTTATTTACTTTTTTTCCAATAGGTACTCTGTTACTAATTATTCCGCCAATAATGCCGATTAGGCCTGCAATAACTCCGAATATGAATGAAAAAGATATAAACATAATTATGATGGCGTCTTCCCCTATATTTCCTAAAATAAATTCAAAAGCCACAAATGCCGCTGCAGATATAATTCCTGCGCAAGCACCATACCTTGCCATTCGTTTACTGGTAAAATAAGTGGCTATAAACCCGCCAATTAATGGTGCGACGAAATTGAGAATTCCAAAAGCCAATGAATTATAAAATACCAGTGCTGAAATTCCAAGAAGAGTTATAGCTATAACTGCTCCTAGAATTATAGATTTTATTGGATGTAATCTCATAATTAATCTCCCCTATTTTCTGTATTAATTTTTCATGACTATTTATATCTTTATAATTTCACATATGGAAAAAAGGAGAAATTGCATCTTTGAGATTATCTTAAACAAATAAAAATCTGCCTGAAATAATTTTAACATTTAAATGTTGATTAATTCTTTTAATATCAAAATTTTTAAGGTTAAAAATTATATTTAATTTTTTTTATCATTTAAATAAGAATTAAAATTTAATGTATCTTTATTTTTTAATTATTTAAATAATTATGGATTTATTTAACATAAAAACAAATTTTAAGCGTTAAAATAATTACATATTTACAAAACTTATATGTTTTTTAATATAAATTTTTAATAAAATTTATAAATGAGTTATCCCTTACCAAAGAACATAATTTATTAAAAATTGAGTGAAACTGCAAAATTTTTAATTTTGGATGGGGATTTTCGAGTAATTTATAAAGGGGATGTAAAATTTAAAAAACAGGCATTAATTTTAATATTAACCCTTATTTTAGGGCTTATACTGTGCAACGCCGTATCAGCAGCAGGTTTGGCTAATTCATCATGGCCTAAAAGTGGGCATGATTTGAATAATACTGGTCAATCGCAGTATAACGGGCCGCAGACAAATGCCACCAAATGGAATTACACAACTGGAGGTAGATTATTTACGGCCCCTGTTATTGGCAGTGATGGAACCATATATTTTGGAAATTTTGATAAGAATTTGTATGCGTTAAACCCTAATGGGACACAAAAATGGAATTACACTACGGGAAGTTTAATATTTTCGGCTCCCGCTATTGGTGATGATGGAACCATATACTTTGGAAGTGCAGATAAGAATTTGTATGCGTTAAATCCTGATGGAACGCAAAAATGGAATTACACCGCAAAATTAGGTATAGGTTCGGATATAACCATTGGAAACGATGGTACNNNNNNNNNNNNNNNNNNNNNNNNNNNNNNNNNNNNNNNNNNNNNNNNNNNNNNNNNNNNNNNNNNNNNNNNNNNNNNNNNNNNNNNNNNNNNNNNNNNNNNNNNNNNNNNNNNNNNNNNNNNNNNNNNNNNNNNNNNNNNNNNNNNNNNNNNNNNNNNNNNNNNNNNNNNNNNNNNNNNNNNNNNNNNNNNNNNNNNNNNNNNNNNNNNNNNNNNNNNNNNNNNNNNNNNNNNNNNNNNNNNNNNNNNNNNNNNNNNNNNNNNNNNNNNNNNNNNNNNNNNNNNNNNNNNNNNNNNNNNNNNNNNNNNNNNNNNNNNNNNNNNNNNNNNNNNNNNNNNNNNNNNNNNNNNNNNNNNNNNNNNNNNNNNNNNNNNNNNNNNNNNNNNNNNNNNNNNNNNNNNNNNNNNNNNNNNNNNNNNNNNNNNNNNNNNNNNNNNNNNNNNNNNNNNNNNNNNNNNNNNNNNNNNNNNNNNNNNNNNNNNNNNNNNNNNNNNNNNNNNNNNNNNNNNNNNNNNNNNNNNNNNNNNNNNNNNNNNNNNNNNNNNNNNNNNNNNNNNNNNNNNNNNNNNNNNNNNNNNNNNNNNNNNNNNNNNNNNNNNNNNNNNNNNNNNNNNNNNNNNNNNNNNNNNNNNNNNNNNNNNNNNNNNNNNNNNNNNNNNNNNNNNNNNNNNNNNNNNNNNNNNNNNNNNNNNNNNNNNNNNNNNNNNNNNNNNNNNNNNNNNNNNNNNNNNNNNNNNNNNNNNNNNNNNNNNNNNNNNNNNNNNNNNNNNNNNNNNNNN
This genomic window from Methanobacterium veterum contains:
- a CDS encoding nucleotidyltransferase domain-containing protein; the protein is MKDNTIKVIIGLLNNGCNKTNIKQLSQDINMNYSNVYRIVKRLHKTKLVSLKKYGGAYECLLLKKVNPLIFHAEYLRCKDLLKKNKDLKIIHLKLNSLKFPFISLIFGSYAKGTTSKLSDIDLMIISEKGREKEFEKIVNLLPLDIHLITLNFDDFLSMAKNSDFSVVSEALKSNIILFGIEDYYRVLENVGC
- a CDS encoding AbrB/MazE/SpoVT family DNA-binding domain-containing protein, whose translation is MILKYESTVGKADVKGKSSRVIIPREIVKMLGLEWGDKLIWNADIGDKGVTITVKAAKEDEK
- a CDS encoding DUF2283 domain-containing protein — protein: MSKTFKLNKDYDVQNDALYLHIKEDYKYKESIEIEDNIIVDFDVNYSPVALEILDASKTLDVSKFSLKNLIKWDMIIKITEDSIIVDASFMVPVRQKQIEKPIVAKTVNDINLPLMQTHFDLAAA
- a CDS encoding carboxypeptidase regulatory-like domain-containing protein is translated as MKRIQRQIILITITLLFIAITGCTVSAAAVNDNDTQLSVNTGTASVNTSVVISGNVKRCSNGDNFQGVTVTAFKNGVKLASTTTKADGTYTLNFQSADKVFTVTASYPGHKSASKTVTVNNKLVGTANFQLGMDSVYVSPIGSDTTGIGTLDNPYKTIQKGLDNANPGGTVYIANGTYTLSSFSISKDVHIVGAGQESTILNGCSFYIPASINFTVTNLTMKKDYYNIPSIFNSRGSCYIINCTFIGIERNRYPAIYNLGTCYIAGCTFIGNNASEYGDVMGGGAICNLDTITGLSGCTFTGNTAFIGGAIWNKGTIDYIIRCTFTGNSAINPRGTGAGGAICNQGTIDYMNGCTFTDNFVTGTRDSDGGAIANTYYWEKGYGGRINIVSGCTFMGNSATYGGAVFNNDRGSYINLRDCSFISNTASVGTEIYNMGTVAAEYNWWGSSSGPSSSQLYNVQVSKWLREPIGLGLGSPNHDSNGNESSNGTYNTVNAAGKTTETIGLQETGIPLNYLLMAVLMVLSGLVASKRK
- a CDS encoding tetratricopeptide repeat protein, encoding MKNKGRKFLIAVGVLFLIESLLTFLSNGIPSQLLHNTFFGVSLVLMGMSGIFQDYEYFILNKSSYIALLSLTIYSWTITAYIYLFKPVFTIGPDFYIFAVLLIFLTAIAAFGYKKFREYQKAVEPYEKTLKIKPTDVTALNNKGIILAGFKAYPQAVECFDETLKIDPENVQAMYCEGNVLAKMKIYQTAVEYYDKALKLDSNNIDILNNKGNALTKLEKYPEAVDCYNAALELDHNDVNVWHNKGNALQELRKCKEALECYRKVLELEPDFEFTKKAKNILKINK
- a CDS encoding YrzE family protein yields the protein MRLHPIKSIILGAVIAITLLGISALVFYNSLAFGILNFVAPLIGGFIATYFTSKRMARYGACAGIISAAAFVAFEFILGNIGEDAIIIMFISFSFIFGVIAGLIGIIGGIISNRVPIGKKVNKIMQGNRVIYCPQCGLKNWNSKLCKSCGENLETGKKYLKTSSYKLIGFYVVLLAMALTYFSGYYNQYYWPFTVFFFICFAILAVCEPEPDLHNKARLTFKYCPTCENEKYNNKYCIKCGYNIEDVVGCFKTGDNDIEMNKNYIRIYPKIYLEHNDGMPSRLAPKTFTIDKIENLRLSSCETLLSSKPCLIFDYLDKKCERPAVKERGNCIVKIKIEKKDESKMNKILNTGIYDG
- a CDS encoding outer membrane protein assembly factor BamB family protein codes for the protein MSETAKFLILDGDFRVIYKGDVKFKKQALILILTLILGLILCNAVSAAGLANSSWPKSGHDLNNTGQSQYNGPQTNATKWNYTTGGRLFTAPVIGSDGTIYFGNFDKNLYALNPNGTQKWNYTTGSLIFSAPAIGDDGTIYFGSADKNLYALNPDGTQKWNYTAKLGIGSDITIGNDGT